CTTGTCTTGAAAACAGCACTTGGGAATGGGACATCGACGATAATATAGAATCCCTTCTCCATGAATCACCGGTGCGCGTCGATCACGATCACTCCGTCCTGCAAACGGGCCTGCTCCGCCCCCTCGTGGCCGTCGAGCTTGCGCATGTTGCTCAGGCTGCTGCCCTCGGGGGCACGGGCCACGGCGTCGCCGATGCGGATTTGCGCGCTGGCGATGGGGCGGGCCCAGACGATGGCGTCCGCGTTCCCGCCGTATCCCGCATGCACCACCCCGCGCAGGGCGCCCATCACGATCACGTCGCCGCCCGCGACGATCTCGGCGCCGGGATTCACGTCGCCGAGGATCACCACGCTGCCCCGGTACTCGCCCCGGAAGCCCGCGCGGACGCCGTGCGGCAGGATCACGGTGCGGGCGCTGCCGTCGTCGCCCGCCGCGCTCGGGACCGTCACGCGGGGGGCGCGGACCCGGCCCGGGGTGCC
This Deinococcus aestuarii DNA region includes the following protein-coding sequences:
- a CDS encoding septum site-determining protein MinC — protein: MKLRGTLGGLNLLLEPGDTASSVMNALASRADLLGSNVTLEIQGDTDPGAVEAALDAIRSAGGTPGRVRAPRVTVPSAAGDDGSARTVILPHGVRAGFRGEYRGSVVILGDVNPGAEIVAGGDVIVMGALRGVVHAGYGGNADAIVWARPIASAQIRIGDAVARAPEGSSLSNMRKLDGHEGAEQARLQDGVIVIDAHR